In a genomic window of Erinaceus europaeus chromosome 12, mEriEur2.1, whole genome shotgun sequence:
- the RCVRN gene encoding recoverin, with the protein MGNSKSGALSKEILEELQLNTRFTQEELCAWYQSFLKECPTGRITQQEFAGIYAKFFPDSDPKAYAQHVFRSFDANSDGTLDFKEYVVALHMTSAGKTTQKLEWAFSLYDVDGNGTISKNEVLEIVMAIFKMINPEDLKHLPDDENTPEKRAEKIWAFFGKKEDDKLTEEEFIEGTLANKEILRLIQFEPQKVKERIKEKKP; encoded by the exons ATGGGGAACAGCAAAAGCGGGGCCCTGTCCAAGGAGATCCTGGAGGAGCTGCAGCTAAACACCAGGTTCACGCAGGAGGAGCTCTGTGCCTGGTACCAGTCTTTCCTGAAGGAGTGCCCCACGGGCCGCATCACCCAGCAGGAGTTCGCCGGCATCTATGCCAAATTCTTCCCAGACTCCGACCCCAAGGCGTACGCCCAGCATGTCTTTCGCAGCTTCGATGCCAATAGTGATGGCACCCTGGACTTCAAGGAGTATGTGGTGGCCCTGCACATGACCTCGGCAGGCAAGACCACTCAGAAGCTGGAGTGGGCTTTCTCCCTCTATGATGTCGATGGCAATGGGACCATCAGCAAAAACGAGGTGCTAGAGATTGTCATG GCCATTTTCAAAATGATCAACCCTGAGGACTTGAAGCATCTCCCTGATGATGAGAACACCCCAGAGAAACGAGCCGAGAAGATCTGGGCATTCTTTGGGAAGAAGGAGGATG ATAAACTTACAGAGGAGGAGTTCATCGAGGGGACCCTGGCCAATAAAGAAATTCTGCGACTGATTCAATTTGAACCTCAAAAAGTGAAGGAAAggataaaggaaaagaaaccctGA